The proteins below come from a single Musa acuminata AAA Group cultivar baxijiao unplaced genomic scaffold, Cavendish_Baxijiao_AAA HiC_scaffold_365, whole genome shotgun sequence genomic window:
- the LOC135658184 gene encoding receptor-like protein EIX2 has product MASCSRSTHPVPRHNSFGLWLTSILLFTAATTPTTKGCVEGERDALLDFKTGIVKDPSSRLSSWQGRVDCCRWSGVVCDNRTGHVVELNLQNSNPYNYETSIGGEIRPSLLLLTHLERLNLSYNDFGGIQIPKFLGSLTELTYLDLSSSNFSGAIPPQLGNLSRLRYLDLNSLYDLTIDGLHWLSRLTSLRYLDMSLMKLSMSSHNWLQAVNMLSSLEELHLQDCGLTNLHSSLSHVNLTTLATLDLHRNLFNSTFPNWLWKLHNLSYLDLSSSMLHGAISAGIGKLTGLRELHLSDNSLSGPVPTEIGICNSLKLIDLRDNSLFGPIPAGIGNLTGLRKLYLDHNSLFGVIPAGIGNLTSLGVLYLNDNSLSGPIPVEIGNLTGLGELYLNVNSLSGPVPIEIGKLSNLTILSLSSNSLEGEIPIEIGSLSMLQTLNLSRNNFVGQIPAAIGAMKSLETLDLSFNKLSGVIPQSFSALNSLNHLNLSYNNLSGAIPSGNQLRTLEDASIYIGNVHLCGPPVTKSCSDDPNVDSTEEEYEQGSHVLSFYFGTGLGYLVGLWSVFVIMLFKKDWRLFYFATVDKMYDKAYVAIKIRMRNWHDAAGRM; this is encoded by the exons ATGGCCTCTTGCAGCAGAAGCACACACCCTGTGCCACGGCACAACTCTTTCGGGCTTTGGCTTACGAGCATTCTTTTGTTCACGGCGGCAACAACGCCGACGACGAAGGGGTGCGTAGAGGGCGAGAGGGACGCCCTCCTCGACTTCAAAACCGGCATCGTCAAGGATCCTTCCAGCCGTTTGTCATCATGGCAAGGCCGAGTAGACTGCTGCAGATGGAGCGGGGTGGTTTGTGACAACAGAACCGGCCATGTCGTGGAGCTCAACCTCCAGAATTCCAACCCTTATAACTATGAGACGTCTATCGGAGGTGAGATCAGACCATCCTTGCTCCTTCTAACTCATTTGGAGCGCCTCAACCTCAGCTACAATGACTTCGGTGGGATCCAAATCCCGAAATTTTTGGGTTCCCTTACCGAGTTGACGTATCTCGACCTCTCCTCGTCCAACTTCAGCGGAGCCATTCCTCCCCAGCTGGGCAACCTGTCCAGGCTCCGCTATCTCGACCTAAATTCACTATATGACTTAACGATCGATGGCCTGCACTGGCTCTCGCGTCTCACTTCCTTGAGATACCTCGACATGAGCTTAATGAAACTTTCCATGTCCTCCCACAATTGGCTTCAAGCGGTGAACATGTTGTCCTCACTAGAGGAGCTACATTTACAAGACTGTGGCCTCACCAATCTCcactcttctctttcccatgtcaaCCTCACGACACTGGCCACTCTCGATCTCCATCGCAACCTCTTCAACTCCACCTTCCCCAACTGGCTATGGAAACTCCACAACCTCTCTTATCTTGATCTCAGTTCTTCTATGCTTCATGGTGCCATATCTGCTGGGATTGGAAAATTGACTGGTCTAAGAGAACTTCATCTTAGTGATAATTCACTTTCAGGTCCCGTGCCCACTGAGATTGGAATTTGTAATAGTCTAAAACTTATCGATCTGCGTGATAATTCACTCTTTGGACCCATACCTGCTGGGATTGGGAATTTGACTGGTCTAAGAAAGCTTTATCTTGATCATAATTCACTCTTCGGAGTCATACCTGCTGGGATTGGGAATTTGACTAGTCTAGGAGTGCTTTATCTTAACGATAATTCACTTTCAGGTCCCATACCTGTTGAGATTGGGAATTTGACTGGTCTAGGAGAGCTTTATCTTAACGTAAATTCACTTTCAGGTCCCGTACCCATTGAGATCGGCAAGCTTTCCAACCTCACTATTCTTTCTCTGTCTAGTAATTCCCTGGAGG GAGAAATCCCCATAGAAATTGGGTCTCTTTCAATGCTCCAAACTTTAAATCTATCAAGAAACAATTTTGTCGGCCAAATTCCAGCGGCAATTGGTGCCATGAAATCATTGGAAACTCTGGATCTGTCATTCAATAAGTTATCCGGAGTCATTCCTCAAAGCTTTTCTGCGCTGAATTCTCTGAACCACTTGAATCTGTCTTACAACAATCTATCGGGAGCGATTCCATCGGGGAATCAACTTCGGACGCTGGAGGATGCATCCATTTATATCGGAAATGTCCATCTCTGTGGACCTCCGGTGACCAAGAGTTGCTCCGACGATCCCAACGTCGATTCGACGGAGGAGGAGTACGAACAAGGATCTCATGTGCTGTCATTTTACTTTGGTACCGGGCTCGGATATTTGGTCGGCTTATGGAGTGTGTTCGTGATCATGCTGTTCAAGAAAGATTGGAGGCTCTTCTATTTTGCAACGGTGGACAAGATGTACGACAAAGCGTATGTGGCAATCAAGATAAGAATGCGAAATTGGCATGACGCAGCTGGTCGAATGTGA